Proteins from one Escherichia coli genomic window:
- a CDS encoding glycoside hydrolase family 15 protein produces the protein MKGKSALTLLLAGIFSCGTCQATGAEVTSESVFNILNSTGEATDKSYLSLNPDKYPNYRLLIHSAKLQNEIKSHYTKDEIQGLLTLTENTRKLTLTEKPWGTFILASTFEDDKTAAETHYDAVWLRDSLWGYMALVSDQGNSVAAKKVLLTLWDYMSTPDQIKRMQDVISNPKRLDGIPGQMNAVHIRFDSNSPVMADVQEEGKPQLWNHKQNDALGLYLDLLIQAINTGTINAEDWQKGDRLKSVALLIAYLDKANFYVMEDSGAWEEDARLNTSSVALVTSGLERLSNLLSKKDSVFISDLLREAKANELDEPLSTTRLNHLIDKGYERITLQLDLGGESPGYLEKDKHYREADAALLNVIYPANLSKINTRRKEQVLKIVKKLAGPYGIKRYEKDNYQSANFWFNDIKTDTDENSHAKREKSFIPSTEAEWFFDSWYAKSAAIVYKESRKEEYLNDSVQFMNRSLAQITGENMIGANGRSVPEMALPESYNYIHKSGTLHEAPSPIIPLNWSKASMTLMLKEMSNLINDEGNK, from the coding sequence ATGAAAGGGAAATCTGCATTAACTCTTCTGCTCGCTGGTATATTTTCGTGCGGCACATGCCAGGCGACAGGGGCAGAAGTGACGAGTGAATCTGTATTTAACATTCTTAATTCCACGGGGGAAGCAACAGATAAAAGTTATTTATCGTTAAATCCAGATAAGTATCCTAATTATCGTCTTCTGATTCACTCAGCCAAATTACAAAATGAAATAAAGAGCCACTATACCAAAGACGAAATTCAAGGATTGCTAACATTAACAGAAAACACACGAAAGTTAACGTTGACGGAGAAACCCTGGGGAACGTTTATTCTTGCTTCTACTTTCGAAGATGACAAAACAGCGGCAGAAACCCACTATGATGCTGTCTGGCTGAGGGATAGTTTATGGGGCTATATGGCATTAGTATCAGATCAGGGAAATAGTGTAGCCGCAAAAAAGGTTCTGCTCACTCTGTGGGATTATATGTCTACGCCCGACCAGATTAAGCGGATGCAGGACGTCATTAGCAACCCAAAACGACTGGATGGTATTCCTGGGCAAATGAATGCTGTGCATATCCGATTTGACAGCAACTCCCCCGTGATGGCAGATGTGCAGGAAGAAGGCAAGCCGCAGCTGTGGAACCATAAACAAAATGATGCGTTAGGTCTTTATCTTGATCTCCTTATACAAGCAATCAATACTGGTACTATTAACGCTGAAGATTGGCAAAAAGGTGACCGATTAAAATCGGTTGCGCTGCTGATTGCTTATCTGGATAAAGCCAATTTCTATGTTATGGAAGATTCCGGAGCGTGGGAGGAAGATGCCCGATTAAACACATCTTCCGTTGCACTGGTGACCTCTGGACTGGAACGTTTGTCAAACCTACTCTCGAAGAAAGACTCTGTTTTTATCTCTGATTTACTACGCGAAGCTAAAGCCAATGAACTGGATGAACCACTTTCAACAACGAGGTTGAACCACCTCATAGATAAAGGTTATGAAAGAATAACGCTACAGCTTGATTTAGGGGGAGAGTCTCCTGGTTATCTGGAAAAAGATAAACATTACAGAGAAGCTGATGCGGCCTTACTTAATGTTATTTATCCTGCAAATCTTTCAAAGATAAATACCAGAAGAAAAGAGCAAGTTTTAAAAATAGTTAAAAAACTAGCAGGTCCGTATGGTATAAAAAGATACGAGAAGGATAATTATCAGTCGGCAAATTTTTGGTTCAATGATATTAAAACTGATACTGATGAAAATTCACATGCGAAAAGAGAAAAGAGCTTCATTCCATCAACAGAAGCAGAATGGTTTTTTGACTCATGGTATGCAAAATCAGCAGCAATTGTTTATAAAGAATCAAGAAAAGAAGAATATTTGAATGACTCAGTGCAATTTATGAATAGATCATTGGCCCAAATAACAGGCGAGAATATGATTGGTGCAAATGGCAGGAGCGTACCTGAAATGGCACTTCCCGAAAGCTATAACTATATCCACAAGTCGGGAACTTTGCATGAAGCGCCAAGCCCTATCATTCCGCTAAATTGGTCGAAAGCTTCAATGACTCTTATGTTGAAAGAAATGTCCAACCTTATCAATGATGAGGGAAATAAATAG
- a CDS encoding GhoT/OrtT family toxin — translation MINKLLLAYLIGLVVTSTLIFIFSEEKVTYRLFAAVITGLTWPLSLIPSIISIIIRKSD, via the coding sequence GTGATCAATAAATTACTGTTAGCTTACCTGATAGGTCTGGTTGTGACATCGACCTTAATATTTATCTTCTCGGAAGAAAAAGTAACATATCGGTTGTTTGCTGCAGTAATTACAGGGTTGACCTGGCCGCTTAGCCTCATTCCATCCATCATAAGTATCATAATTCGTAAATCCGACTAA
- a CDS encoding helix-turn-helix domain-containing protein, producing MIEEGLLLPMNVLLQGQKLTLLDPEMWFLRGNENKDVTLVITIGNNHQKLMVVEDILLLIDRSQIEVTAGKVIYHPLRIDILSKLLAFIDESTGSVEREHHDLFADALPFASEVVLFSKVASEAWFLATYLSSDNINEILFQHLRKTECYKLVRYLLSQSLIQTSLYDLGELYGVSYSHFRRLCSYALGGKVKTELCGWRVARAVLEIIEGNSDMTTIAHKYGYSSSSHFSAEVKSRLGKTPRELCKKL from the coding sequence ATGATTGAAGAAGGGCTGTTACTTCCAATGAATGTTTTGCTTCAAGGACAGAAGTTAACCCTACTGGACCCTGAAATGTGGTTCTTACGGGGAAATGAAAACAAGGATGTAACCCTTGTTATTACGATTGGTAATAACCATCAAAAATTAATGGTAGTGGAAGACATATTACTGCTCATTGACCGAAGCCAAATTGAGGTAACTGCAGGGAAAGTAATTTATCATCCACTTCGCATTGATATCCTGAGTAAATTATTAGCTTTTATAGATGAATCAACGGGGAGTGTGGAAAGGGAACACCATGACTTGTTTGCTGATGCCTTGCCCTTTGCATCAGAAGTTGTGCTATTCAGTAAAGTTGCAAGTGAAGCCTGGTTTTTAGCCACTTATCTGAGCAGCGATAATATTAATGAAATTCTGTTTCAGCATCTAAGAAAAACAGAATGCTATAAACTGGTTCGCTATTTATTATCGCAATCGCTCATACAGACTTCACTCTATGATCTTGGTGAGCTTTACGGCGTATCGTATTCACATTTTCGCCGTTTATGTAGTTATGCATTGGGTGGTAAAGTTAAAACGGAATTATGTGGCTGGAGAGTTGCCAGAGCCGTGTTGGAAATCATTGAAGGAAACAGTGATATGACAACTATTGCGCATAAATATGGCTACTCATCCTCATCACACTTTTCAGCCGAAGTAAAAAGCCGGTTAGGAAAAACACCGAGAGAACTATGTAAAAAGTTATGA
- the sctC gene encoding type III secretion system outer membrane ring subunit SctC, whose protein sequence is MKIKLRITIILISALCIFNGLLTPGAYAAAANGYVANKENLRSFFETVSSYAGKPTIVSKLAMKKQISGNFDLTEPYALIDRLSAQMGLIWYDDGKAIYIYDSSEMRNALINLRKVSTNELNNFLKKSGLYNSRYEIKGGGNGTFYVSGPPVYVDLVVNAAKLMEQNSDGIEIGRNKVGIIHLVNTFVNDRTYELRGEKIVIPGMAKVLSTLLNNNIKQSTGVNVLSEISSRQQLKNVSRMPPFPGAEEDDDLQVEKIISTAGAPETDDIQIIAYPDTNSLLVKGTVSQVDFIEKLVATLDIPKRHIELSLWIIDIDKTDLEQLGADWSGTIKIGSSLSASFNNSGSISTLDGTQFIATIQALAQKRRAAVVARPVVLTQENIPAIFDNNRTFYTKLVGERTAELDEVTYGTMISVLPRFASRNQIELLLNIEDGNEINSDKTNVDDLPQVGRTLISTIARVPQGKSLLIGGYTRDTNTYESRKIPILGSIPFIGKLFGYEGTNANNIVRVFLIEPREIDERMMNNANEAAVDARAITQQMAKNKEINDELLQKWIKTYLNREVVGG, encoded by the coding sequence ATGAAAATAAAATTACGTATTACTATTATATTAATTTCAGCCTTATGCATTTTTAATGGATTATTGACTCCTGGTGCATATGCCGCAGCAGCGAATGGATACGTAGCAAATAAAGAAAATCTACGTAGTTTTTTTGAAACGGTTTCATCATATGCGGGTAAGCCTACAATAGTAAGTAAGCTTGCCATGAAGAAACAGATCAGCGGAAATTTTGATTTAACCGAACCCTATGCCTTGATTGACCGCCTGTCGGCGCAGATGGGACTTATTTGGTACGATGATGGCAAAGCTATTTATATCTATGACTCATCAGAGATGCGTAATGCGCTGATTAATCTGAGAAAGGTATCGACGAATGAGCTTAATAATTTTTTAAAAAAATCGGGTCTGTATAACTCTCGTTATGAAATTAAAGGGGGCGGCAATGGTACTTTCTATGTATCTGGGCCACCGGTTTATGTTGACCTGGTCGTTAATGCTGCAAAATTAATGGAGCAAAACAGTGATGGCATTGAGATCGGACGCAATAAAGTAGGTATTATTCACCTGGTCAACACATTCGTTAATGACCGGACTTATGAATTACGTGGCGAAAAGATAGTTATTCCTGGCATGGCAAAAGTACTATCGACGTTGTTAAATAATAACATTAAGCAAAGCACTGGGGTTAACGTACTTTCTGAAATTTCAAGTCGTCAACAACTAAAAAACGTATCACGTATGCCTCCTTTTCCTGGTGCTGAAGAAGATGATGACCTACAAGTAGAGAAAATAATATCGACAGCTGGAGCGCCAGAGACTGACGATATACAAATTATTGCATATCCTGATACCAACAGTTTACTTGTTAAAGGAACAGTATCTCAGGTTGATTTTATCGAGAAGTTAGTAGCTACGCTCGATATTCCAAAGCGACATATTGAATTATCTTTATGGATAATAGATATTGATAAGACTGATCTAGAACAGTTAGGAGCTGACTGGTCGGGCACGATAAAAATTGGATCCAGCCTAAGTGCATCATTTAATAATTCAGGTTCAATTAGTACCCTGGATGGGACACAGTTTATTGCAACAATACAGGCACTTGCGCAAAAAAGAAGAGCCGCCGTTGTTGCTCGTCCTGTCGTTTTAACACAGGAGAATATTCCTGCTATATTTGATAATAACCGTACTTTCTATACTAAATTAGTCGGCGAGCGTACTGCGGAGTTGGATGAAGTAACCTATGGTACGATGATTAGCGTGCTACCACGATTTGCTTCGCGAAATCAAATTGAATTACTCTTGAATATTGAAGATGGCAATGAAATCAATTCCGACAAGACCAATGTTGATGATCTGCCTCAGGTTGGTAGAACGCTTATAAGTACTATTGCGCGCGTGCCTCAAGGGAAAAGTCTTTTGATTGGTGGATATACACGAGATACGAATACCTATGAAAGTCGCAAGATCCCAATATTAGGCAGTATTCCATTTATTGGTAAATTATTTGGATATGAAGGAACAAATGCGAATAACATCGTTCGTGTCTTTCTTATTGAGCCAAGAGAGATCGATGAGCGCATGATGAATAATGCGAATGAGGCTGCGGTTGACGCCAGAGCAATAACACAGCAAATGGCAAAAAATAAAGAAATCAACGATGAATTACTGCAGAAATGGATAAAAACTTACTTGAATCGTGAAGTCGTCGGAGGATAG
- a CDS encoding YopN/LcrE/InvE/MxiC type III secretion system gatekeeper, with protein sequence MAIHVEHVGVLERAREVSRLEDIITEDNEDIEAEMPKMGDDPAGKEARFLQATDEMSAALTQFMKKKIYEEQLANFLDGEEYVLEDQPIEKTDKVMEALKAATTHDYEVYSFAKKLFPDESDLVVVLRAILRKKQISENVRINAEALLRKVNQETTKKFINSGINSALKAKLFGQALSLNPKLLRASYRQFLMAEDDAVDTYVEWIGSYGYQNRMLVTKFIKETLFSDINALDASCSSLEFGMFLNKLSQLLSLQSAEALFLKTLMNNPIIKKFISAEDYWIFFLISLIKFPETAEELLKNALVTLPADANYKDKTLLLKAIYSGCTNLPFSLFINNEQLLEIRECCKQAIKVTFAVELFDTQNSNKKQNKKPWKKVMFNV encoded by the coding sequence ATGGCGATTCATGTAGAGCATGTCGGTGTATTAGAAAGAGCCAGAGAAGTTTCTCGCTTAGAGGACATTATCACAGAAGATAATGAAGATATTGAAGCTGAAATGCCTAAAATGGGAGATGATCCCGCCGGTAAAGAAGCTCGATTCTTACAAGCTACTGACGAGATGTCAGCAGCGTTAACGCAGTTTATGAAGAAAAAAATCTACGAAGAACAACTGGCCAACTTTCTGGACGGAGAAGAATATGTCCTGGAAGATCAGCCAATAGAAAAAACCGATAAAGTCATGGAGGCGCTTAAGGCAGCAACTACCCATGACTATGAAGTGTATAGCTTTGCTAAAAAATTATTTCCAGATGAAAGCGATCTGGTGGTTGTATTACGTGCAATTTTACGTAAAAAACAAATATCTGAAAATGTGCGGATAAACGCTGAAGCATTACTTAGAAAAGTTAATCAAGAGACTACTAAAAAATTCATTAATAGTGGCATTAACTCGGCATTAAAAGCAAAGTTATTTGGCCAGGCGTTGTCATTAAATCCAAAATTACTAAGGGCAAGTTATCGACAATTTTTAATGGCAGAAGACGATGCTGTAGATACTTATGTAGAATGGATTGGTAGTTATGGCTATCAAAATAGAATGCTAGTGACAAAATTTATCAAAGAGACGCTTTTCTCAGATATAAATGCACTTGATGCGAGTTGTTCATCATTGGAATTTGGTATGTTTCTCAATAAGTTGTCACAACTATTGTCTCTTCAGTCGGCAGAGGCTTTATTTCTGAAAACTTTAATGAATAACCCAATAATTAAAAAATTTATTAGCGCAGAAGATTACTGGATATTTTTTCTGATATCGTTAATAAAATTCCCTGAGACTGCAGAGGAACTCCTGAAAAATGCACTGGTAACCCTACCCGCAGATGCTAATTATAAAGACAAAACGTTACTCCTGAAGGCGATTTACAGCGGATGTACAAATCTTCCATTTTCACTTTTTATTAATAATGAACAATTATTAGAGATTAGGGAGTGTTGTAAACAGGCAATAAAAGTAACATTTGCAGTAGAGCTCTTTGATACACAAAACAGTAATAAAAAACAAAATAAAAAACCATGGAAGAAGGTAATGTTCAATGTTTAA
- a CDS encoding EscV/YscV/HrcV family type III secretion system export apparatus protein, whose protein sequence is MFNKVLIGLRSHPELIILGLMVMIIAMLIIPLPTYLIDFLIGLNLTLAILVFLGSFYVDRILSFSSFPSILLITTLFRLALAISTSRLILLEADAGEIITSFGEFVIGDSLVVGFVIFSIVTIVQFIVITKGSERVAEVAARFSLDGMPGKQMSIDADLRAGIIDADLAKERRSVLERESQLYGSFDGAMKFIKGDAIANIIIIFVNIIGGLSVGVGQNGMDFSTALTVYTILTVGDGLVSQIPALLIAISAGFIVTRVNGDSDNMGQNIMSQLLSNSFVIIVTCVLALSIGLLPGFPLLVFLCLAVILGIYFYFKFKKKGVEETVVEGDITVGLEPYNQDDDISLGIINKLDQVITETVPLVLIMNSVQAKKYTEINLADRIRSQFFIEYDIRIPGIVIREGEGLNDEDVILMLNEVRASQFKIYHDLVLLVEYSDEVVSTLIKKPVIVNSNGEQYYWVTKSDAQKLTKIGCYTRTAMDEMYNHLSVCLAHNINEYFGIQETKYILDQLEMKYPDLLKEILRYITVQRISEVIQRLIQERISVRNMRLVMEALALWSPREKDIITLVEHVRGALGRYICHKFSYSGEIKAIVISPEIEDRIRDGVRPTAGGTFLNLDASEAEMILDNFKLALSGINIPIKDIILLGSVDIRRFIKKLIESSYRDLEVLSYGELTENVPVNILKTI, encoded by the coding sequence ATGTTTAACAAAGTTTTGATAGGGTTAAGGAGTCATCCAGAATTAATAATTCTTGGATTAATGGTGATGATTATCGCCATGCTCATAATTCCATTGCCCACTTACTTAATCGATTTTTTGATTGGGCTGAACTTAACATTGGCAATACTTGTGTTTTTAGGATCATTCTATGTTGATAGGATCTTAAGTTTTTCTTCATTCCCATCAATTCTCCTCATCACAACGTTATTTCGTTTGGCGCTGGCGATCAGTACCAGTCGACTTATACTTCTTGAGGCGGACGCCGGAGAAATTATAACGAGTTTTGGTGAATTCGTTATTGGAGATAGCCTGGTAGTTGGTTTTGTTATTTTCTCCATTGTTACTATTGTTCAGTTTATCGTGATTACTAAAGGTTCGGAACGTGTGGCTGAAGTTGCTGCCCGCTTTTCGCTTGACGGTATGCCAGGTAAACAAATGAGTATTGACGCCGATCTACGCGCCGGGATCATTGATGCAGATTTAGCAAAAGAACGTCGTAGCGTATTAGAACGAGAGAGTCAGCTGTATGGTTCCTTTGATGGTGCGATGAAATTTATCAAAGGTGATGCTATTGCAAACATCATTATTATCTTTGTTAATATTATCGGTGGGCTATCAGTAGGAGTAGGCCAAAATGGAATGGATTTCTCGACAGCGTTGACCGTCTACACAATTCTTACCGTCGGTGATGGTCTTGTTTCTCAAATTCCAGCTTTATTAATTGCTATTAGCGCAGGGTTTATCGTAACGCGCGTGAATGGCGATAGTGATAATATGGGGCAAAATATAATGTCCCAGTTATTAAGTAATTCTTTTGTCATTATTGTGACATGTGTCCTCGCGCTGAGTATTGGGTTGCTTCCAGGTTTTCCCCTTCTTGTGTTTTTATGTTTGGCAGTAATCTTAGGAATTTATTTTTACTTTAAATTTAAAAAGAAAGGGGTTGAAGAAACGGTTGTTGAGGGAGATATCACCGTTGGGTTGGAACCCTATAATCAGGATGATGATATTTCATTAGGTATTATTAATAAACTTGATCAGGTTATTACCGAAACGGTACCTTTGGTTTTGATTATGAATAGTGTACAGGCTAAAAAATACACTGAAATCAATCTTGCTGATAGGATTCGTAGTCAGTTTTTTATTGAGTATGATATCCGTATTCCCGGTATTGTCATTCGCGAGGGGGAAGGCCTTAATGATGAAGATGTCATATTAATGCTAAATGAAGTCAGAGCCTCGCAATTTAAAATTTATCATGATCTTGTCTTGTTGGTTGAATATTCAGATGAAGTGGTTTCGACTTTGATCAAGAAACCTGTCATCGTAAATAGTAATGGTGAACAATATTATTGGGTTACAAAAAGTGATGCCCAAAAATTAACAAAAATTGGCTGTTATACTCGCACGGCCATGGATGAAATGTACAATCATTTATCTGTATGTCTGGCTCATAATATTAATGAGTATTTTGGTATACAAGAAACCAAATATATTCTTGATCAATTAGAGATGAAGTATCCTGATCTATTAAAAGAAATATTAAGATATATAACCGTGCAGCGCATTTCAGAGGTAATTCAGCGTCTGATCCAGGAGCGAATTTCAGTGCGCAATATGCGTTTAGTTATGGAGGCTTTAGCATTATGGAGCCCACGCGAGAAAGATATAATCACACTCGTCGAGCATGTACGAGGTGCATTAGGTCGCTACATTTGCCATAAGTTTTCATATTCTGGAGAAATTAAAGCAATTGTGATTTCGCCTGAAATAGAGGACAGAATCAGAGATGGTGTCAGGCCTACCGCTGGCGGTACTTTTCTTAATCTCGATGCATCCGAAGCTGAGATGATTCTGGATAATTTTAAACTGGCACTTTCTGGAATCAATATTCCAATTAAAGACATTATTTTACTGGGATCTGTGGATATTCGTCGTTTTATCAAAAAACTTATTGAATCTAGTTATCGAGACCTCGAAGTACTTTCGTACGGGGAACTAACGGAAAATGTTCCCGTTAATATTCTGAAAACTATTTAG
- the sctN gene encoding type III secretion system ATPase SctN — protein sequence MKKLKLLNKYSYLHSINGSLIEAELDDVSVGEVCEIYASWQANERIARAQVVGFRNGKTLLNLIGSSVGLTRTAVLKPTGEQLTIQISDAFLGSVLNASGQIMERFVPVTPGDRGNLRLIDELPPSYQERRVINTPLETRIRVIDGVLTCGIGQRVGIFASAGCGKTVLMHMLVNNTEADVFVIGLIGERGREVTECAESLKKSVNAAKCVLVYATSDFSSVDRCNAALMATTVAEYFRDRGKRVVLFIDSMTRYARALRDMKLAAGEPPARRGYPASVFDSLPRLLERPGPTLKGSITAFYTVLLEGEDESDPLGDEIRSILDGHIYLSRKLAGQGHYPAIDVLKSVSRVFGQVTDEKHRDNAARVRKILTTLEDLQVFIDLGEYRAGQNAENDFAMNARPKLTNWLKQSVNEKMPMSETLKELERIVK from the coding sequence ATGAAAAAATTAAAACTATTAAATAAATACAGCTACTTACATAGCATAAACGGCTCGCTGATTGAAGCAGAGCTTGACGACGTTTCAGTGGGCGAAGTATGCGAAATTTATGCGAGCTGGCAAGCAAATGAACGTATAGCCAGGGCTCAGGTCGTTGGCTTTCGCAATGGAAAGACATTATTAAACCTTATAGGCAGCTCTGTGGGGCTTACACGTACTGCAGTATTGAAACCAACGGGAGAGCAGTTAACCATACAGATCAGTGATGCCTTTCTTGGTTCAGTTTTGAATGCTTCTGGTCAAATTATGGAAAGGTTTGTCCCGGTCACTCCAGGGGATAGGGGAAATTTACGCCTGATTGATGAACTGCCACCGTCGTATCAGGAACGTCGAGTTATTAATACACCACTAGAGACACGGATAAGAGTCATTGATGGCGTACTGACATGTGGCATTGGTCAACGTGTTGGGATTTTCGCATCGGCTGGCTGTGGCAAAACGGTTTTAATGCATATGCTTGTAAACAACACTGAAGCTGATGTGTTTGTTATTGGCTTGATTGGCGAACGTGGAAGGGAAGTTACGGAATGCGCGGAATCGCTGAAAAAATCAGTAAATGCAGCAAAATGTGTTTTGGTTTATGCCACCTCTGATTTTTCGTCAGTAGATCGGTGTAATGCCGCCCTGATGGCGACAACCGTGGCAGAGTATTTTAGAGATCGAGGAAAGAGAGTTGTACTTTTTATCGACTCAATGACGCGCTATGCACGAGCACTACGCGATATGAAGCTGGCAGCGGGTGAACCACCTGCCAGACGTGGTTATCCTGCTTCTGTTTTTGACAGCTTACCTCGCTTACTGGAGAGGCCGGGACCAACACTAAAAGGAAGTATTACTGCCTTTTATACCGTATTACTGGAGGGGGAGGATGAATCAGACCCACTGGGGGATGAAATTCGCTCAATCCTTGATGGCCATATCTATCTAAGTCGCAAACTCGCTGGGCAAGGTCATTATCCGGCAATAGATGTTCTAAAAAGTGTGAGTCGAGTATTTGGTCAGGTCACTGATGAAAAACACAGAGATAATGCTGCACGGGTAAGGAAGATCCTCACCACTTTGGAAGATCTACAGGTGTTTATTGATTTAGGGGAATATCGCGCTGGGCAAAATGCTGAAAATGATTTTGCCATGAATGCCCGGCCTAAACTCACAAATTGGTTAAAACAGTCAGTTAATGAAAAAATGCCAATGAGTGAAACGCTAAAAGAGCTTGAACGAATTGTTAAGTAA
- a CDS encoding type III secretion protein, with product MLSKVNRLIRRTAQSLAACEASLQKLNAEKEKLVEKERLYDMQLKNLQSLLDMKELLGEVVFRQDIFYSLRKVAVIQQQIAEINLEKQKIAERRKILNKEIVQQQAQRKHWWLKGEKYDLLKKRIKKQLLNQMLYQDELEQEEKYNGRSQEN from the coding sequence TTGTTAAGTAAAGTTAATCGACTTATCAGAAGAACAGCGCAGAGCCTGGCTGCATGTGAAGCATCATTACAAAAGTTAAATGCAGAAAAAGAAAAGTTAGTCGAAAAGGAACGCCTGTATGATATGCAACTTAAAAACCTACAGTCACTGTTAGATATGAAGGAGTTACTCGGCGAAGTAGTATTTCGCCAGGATATATTTTACTCGTTACGTAAAGTTGCAGTCATTCAGCAGCAGATCGCTGAGATAAATCTTGAAAAGCAAAAAATAGCAGAGCGGCGAAAAATACTTAACAAGGAAATAGTTCAACAGCAAGCACAAAGAAAACACTGGTGGCTAAAAGGAGAAAAGTACGATCTACTAAAGAAGCGCATAAAAAAACAACTTTTAAATCAGATGCTTTATCAAGACGAGCTTGAACAGGAGGAGAAATATAATGGACGAAGTCAAGAAAATTGA
- a CDS encoding type III secretion system needle length determinant, SpaN/EivJ family, producing the protein MFTQHIEKQRNVNTLNQNDINNSVNSANVPENELTYQFQRWGQNHTVRILESSEGIRLKPSDALVSDRLHEAQHNDVTAQRWVLTEQDERQGQRHQPHDEQENEGKFENDQKDES; encoded by the coding sequence ATGTTTACTCAACATATCGAAAAACAAAGGAATGTTAATACGCTCAATCAGAATGATATAAATAATTCTGTTAATAGTGCCAATGTACCAGAAAATGAATTGACATATCAGTTTCAGCGTTGGGGACAAAATCATACAGTCCGGATTCTGGAAAGTAGTGAAGGGATACGACTAAAACCATCTGACGCACTTGTCTCCGACAGACTCCATGAAGCCCAACACAATGATGTTACAGCACAACGTTGGGTATTGACTGAGCAAGATGAACGACAAGGACAACGACATCAGCCCCATGATGAGCAAGAAAATGAAGGTAAATTCGAAAACGATCAGAAGGACGAAAGTTAA
- a CDS encoding EscR/YscR/HrcR family type III secretion system export apparatus protein encodes MSNSISLIAILSLFTLLPFIIASGTCFIKFSIVFVIVRNALGLQQVPSNMTLNGVALLLSMFVMMPVGKEIYNNSQNENLSFNNVASVVNFVETGMSGYKSYLIKYSEPELVSFFEKIQKVNSSEDNEEIIDDENISIFSLLPAYALSEIKSAFIIGFYIYLPFVVVDLVISSVLLTLGMMMMSPVTISTPIKLILFVAMDGWTMLSKGLILQYFDLSINP; translated from the coding sequence ATGTCAAATAGCATTTCGCTGATAGCCATATTATCATTATTTACACTATTACCGTTTATAATAGCATCCGGGACATGTTTTATTAAATTCTCGATTGTTTTTGTTATTGTCCGAAACGCACTGGGACTTCAGCAAGTGCCATCAAATATGACACTTAATGGGGTAGCTTTGCTATTGTCAATGTTCGTAATGATGCCGGTTGGGAAGGAAATATATAATAACAGTCAGAATGAGAATCTTTCATTCAATAATGTAGCGTCGGTTGTTAATTTTGTTGAGACAGGCATGAGTGGTTATAAATCATATTTGATAAAATATTCTGAACCGGAGTTGGTTAGCTTTTTTGAAAAGATTCAGAAGGTGAATAGTTCTGAAGACAATGAAGAGATAATCGATGATGAGAATATTTCAATTTTCTCGTTACTCCCGGCATATGCATTGAGTGAGATAAAAAGTGCATTTATTATAGGTTTCTATATCTATTTACCCTTTGTTGTAGTTGATCTGGTTATATCCAGCGTTCTGTTAACGTTAGGTATGATGATGATGAGTCCGGTAACCATATCTACACCGATAAAATTAATTCTGTTTGTCGCGATGGACGGTTGGACAATGTTATCGAAAGGACTCATTTTACAATATTTTGACCTATCCATTAATCCCTGA
- a CDS encoding EscS/YscS/HrcS family type III secretion system export apparatus protein: protein MDDIVFAGNRALYLILVMSAGPIAVATFVGLLVGLFQTVTQLQEQTLPFGVKLLCVSICFFLMSGWYGEKLYSFGIEMLNLAFARG from the coding sequence ATGGACGACATTGTTTTTGCGGGGAATAGGGCGCTGTATCTGATTTTAGTTATGTCTGCAGGACCTATTGCAGTTGCGACATTTGTTGGTTTATTGGTAGGGCTTTTTCAAACGGTAACACAGTTGCAAGAACAGACTTTGCCATTTGGCGTCAAATTATTGTGCGTAAGTATTTGCTTTTTTTTAATGAGCGGATGGTATGGTGAAAAATTATATTCGTTTGGTATCGAAATGCTTAATTTAGCATTCGCGAGAGGATAG